In Methanobacterium sp. Maddingley MBC34, one genomic interval encodes:
- a CDS encoding hypothetical protein (PFAM: Domain of unknown function (DUF1894)), which produces MFCLDTYLRESEDYEIHMTRSGFKDCARFIEKNAPEVVHVNPGEKIVGARIIGIPPVPIGINEEKGTIMLPYTKPCYGTATVEIPVPPEEREKIRAVGID; this is translated from the coding sequence ATGTTTTGTCTTGATACTTACCTTCGTGAATCAGAAGACTACGAGATACACATGACACGATCAGGGTTCAAAGACTGTGCTCGTTTCATAGAAAAGAACGCTCCAGAAGTAGTTCATGTTAACCCTGGGGAAAAAATAGTGGGAGCTCGCATAATTGGAATACCACCCGTACCCATTGGTATAAATGAGGAAAAAGGAACTATAATGCTCCCTTACACCAAACCCTGCTACGGAACAGCAACAGTTGAAATACCTGTTCCTCCTGAAGAACGGGAGAAGATAAGGGCCGTGGGGATTGATTAA
- a CDS encoding hypothetical protein (PFAM: Domain of unknown function (DUF1890)) produces the protein MKKAMILLGCPESPSQTPLTIYASHKLTGMGYQVTVVSTPSAKKLVEVSDPEEYYIQNKIDIESCLDGLNEGDYDFLLGFVAKDAAASYFVTFYHILNTKSLALVFHRDQEKLDYFENTVRESTHADITSARAYHNPTPLRVRLDRALAKLENSDEPSGKVKLAEAKIETHKEDASDKMNKLDKTEDS, from the coding sequence ATGAAAAAAGCCATGATATTATTGGGATGTCCTGAATCCCCTTCACAAACCCCCCTAACAATTTATGCATCTCATAAATTAACTGGGATGGGATACCAGGTCACAGTGGTCAGCACACCATCAGCTAAGAAACTGGTGGAAGTATCTGACCCTGAGGAATATTACATACAGAACAAAATAGACATAGAATCATGCCTGGATGGATTAAATGAGGGGGATTATGATTTTCTTTTAGGATTCGTGGCTAAAGATGCAGCAGCAAGCTACTTTGTAACCTTTTACCACATCCTCAATACCAAGAGCCTGGCACTGGTGTTCCACCGTGATCAGGAAAAACTGGATTACTTTGAAAACACAGTCCGGGAGAGTACGCATGCAGATATTACGTCTGCAAGAGCATACCACAACCCCACACCCCTCAGAGTACGTTTGGACCGCGCACTGGCAAAACTGGAAAACTCAGATGAACCATCTGGCAAGGTTAAACTGGCTGAGGCGAAGATTGAAACTCATAAAGAGGACGCATCTGATAAAATGAATAAACTTGATAAAACGGAGGATTCATGA